In the Brettanomyces nanus chromosome 1, complete sequence genome, AAAttgaagttggatgatttgGTTGACATTCTCCCTGACGATCTCAAATTTCTCAGCATGCTCACTGCACAAGATCCTTCCTGGTTTCTGATGGGCACCAATAATGTCAAGCCGGAAAGGAATCCTAATATGAATGTTTTTCAGATTCAGTGGAGAAATGTTTCTAACCTCGAATACATGCAACTTCTCTATCAATATGATCCGATCATTTTACGACCGGAGAAAGCTGTGTCCTTGAGTGATACAGAATTGATAGACTTCAATTGGACTTTGTGCAGAGTGTCACAGTTTTATTATAATTTTTCGAGCTATCCTGACGAGACGTTTAATCAACTGATGCAGATCTTTCAACGGCTCAGTAAGAAGCATACTATTATCCAGAATGTTATCATGTTCAATAGCAGTGTTTTTATGATTACATTCTACGAAAATATGAAACATCCAAACCAAGCTCGCATTTGGGACCGCTCCGTCAGACTTCCTACCTTGAAACATATCCTGGATAGTATCAGAGATGGACTTATCAAAGATTGTTCCTTTTCGGAACTTGTCACTATCGCTTTTTCTgttcttattcttttctcaatCAATAGTTGTGATACGAATAGTTTATGGAGAAGCAACTTGACAAACTGTTACAGGCTTTTGACCAAGGCTTCCGAGCTACTTCCTTCTGTCAACACTCAGGATGAATCCGATATGGCTGCGCTCAAGCTTTTTCAGGTAATAAGAGAATGGTTCTTCAACGTTGAGTTTTTGGCTATGGTCAGTTCTGATAATGGTGGAGAGATTACTGCCAGAACTCCTTTGGATATTATGTTTGCTGGGTCATCACCTAACAAGTTAATTACCTTTGACAATGGTATCAATGGCTTACGTGGCTACAGCGGAGAGCTTAatccaattcttcacaAGCTTTACAGATTCATTgatatggagaagaagcggGGAAGAAACTTAAGTGGAACAAACATTTTAAGACTGGTTCTTGAAACTAGAGATACCAAGGTGCTGAACGAGGCCAAAACATTTGGATTTGAGCTATTATGGGACCTTAAGAAGTTGCCAAATAATTACAAGCCTTTGAATATACAAGACCTACGTATGGACATTTCGCTTAAAGATATCGACAAAGCTTTTAGAATGGGGATCGAGTTTTActcaactttcttccttatTGGCCAGCGAGATCCGATTACTGCTTCCGAACAGTTGACTTCCATTCTCGAAATGATATATGCCATTCCTTACTACTATACGTGTGGAAT is a window encoding:
- a CDS encoding uncharacterized protein (EggNog:ENOG41) — translated: MSRVSKTVRKKTGYSRKGCEDCKHAHLKCDEGLPSCKRCIRRQKRCVYNTKFVVEGVDDKGSSLNFILNHNQRLQEPLHQPMQMQMRTGRVQMQQSTLPQMQMPRIEVIQNASLLPPTNNQNIVGANSFQMQPAYPINSQPHVRSPRINMRLIDSISSNPSPSQQQFIRPQPPHQQRSIDQNRAYISQNLPLDTPSPNTSINARSLDGTNVDNQKDGTTTNLKHILNKEDGSMHSNHTNASTVSSQNHSQQSPLSQQQIDDSFDDSLDKLKLDDLVDILPDDLKFLSMLTAQDPSWFLMGTNNVKPERNPNMNVFQIQWRNVSNLEYMQLLYQYDPIILRPEKAVSLSDTELIDFNWTLCRVSQFYYNFSSYPDETFNQLMQIFQRLSKKHTIIQNVIMFNSSVFMITFYENMKHPNQARIWDRSVRLPTLKHILDSIRDGLIKDCSFSELVTIAFSVLILFSINSCDTNSLWRSNLTNCYRLLTKASELLPSVNTQDESDMAALKLFQVIREWFFNVEFLAMVSSDNGGEITARTPLDIMFAGSSPNKLITFDNGINGLRGYSGELNPILHKLYRFIDMEKKRGRNLSGTNILRLVLETRDTKVLNEAKTFGFELLWDLKKLPNNYKPLNIQDLRMDISLKDIDKAFRMGIEFYSTFFLIGQRDPITASEQLTSILEMIYAIPYYYTCGIALHWIIFACALAAIVIRDDKLYDGFLDILRKISSKGMYVPEKSIERLNHTKRVLENKDYEHLIDPHQDYIVF